A region from the Muribaculum gordoncarteri genome encodes:
- the recQ gene encoding DNA helicase RecQ, whose product MKPDNNDIDLKAGALLRRFYGYSSFRDGQLDIIRNAMSRRDTLVLMPTGGGKSICYQIPALLNDGCCIVISPLISLMKDQVTALNANGIPAAAINSSNVEQVNADTMLQASRGRIKLLYMSPERLILEMEHRNFCNWVSLFAIDEAHCISQWGHDFRPEYTALNRIKASYPGIPVMALTATADKITRDDIATQLCLKNPYIHLASFDRPNISLKVLANPGKAKRINTITRMIDRYPDDSGIVYCLSRKGAETINAELAIRGYRSTVYHAGLSSKERDEAQERFINGDVQVVCATVAFGMGIDKSNIRWVVHNNMPRNMESYYQEIGRAGRDGMKAETLLFYSFADIATLQSFIEKSGQPALNTEKLTRMKEYCEATVCRRRVLLSYFNEEYDHDCGNCDVCLDPPVRFDGTRIVQMALSAMSRTNEMIGLTMLIDILRGSARAELIERGYDRIKTYGVGRDLSFSEWNAYLSQMLQLGIIEIAYTESNHLKITPYGRSILKGERTVMLAKFFFDKASSSKKRKSTAQSAVNPAELLFSELKRLRLSIARNEGVAPYIVFSDKTLMEMVRHRPVNMREFIAIEGVGERKAVKYWTPFTSLIKNFRKSS is encoded by the coding sequence ATGAAGCCCGACAATAACGACATAGACCTCAAAGCCGGTGCGCTGCTGCGCCGATTCTACGGTTACAGCTCATTTCGCGACGGACAGCTCGACATAATACGCAATGCCATGTCACGCCGCGACACACTGGTGCTCATGCCCACGGGCGGCGGAAAATCGATATGCTATCAGATTCCGGCTCTGTTGAACGACGGATGTTGCATCGTCATCTCCCCGTTGATATCATTGATGAAGGATCAGGTCACGGCGCTTAACGCCAACGGCATCCCGGCAGCGGCAATCAACAGCTCCAATGTCGAACAGGTCAACGCCGACACCATGCTGCAGGCATCGCGCGGAAGGATAAAGCTGCTCTACATGTCGCCCGAGCGACTGATTCTTGAAATGGAACATCGCAATTTCTGCAACTGGGTAAGCCTGTTTGCAATCGACGAGGCACACTGCATATCGCAATGGGGTCATGACTTCCGTCCCGAGTACACGGCACTGAACCGCATAAAGGCGTCATATCCCGGCATACCAGTGATGGCGCTCACCGCGACGGCCGACAAAATAACGCGTGACGACATAGCCACTCAATTGTGTCTGAAAAATCCCTATATTCACCTCGCGTCATTTGACCGTCCAAACATTTCGCTCAAAGTGCTCGCCAATCCCGGCAAAGCCAAGCGAATAAACACCATAACGCGCATGATCGACCGCTACCCCGACGACTCAGGCATAGTCTACTGCCTAAGCCGAAAGGGAGCCGAAACCATCAATGCCGAACTTGCGATAAGAGGCTACCGGTCGACGGTGTACCACGCGGGGCTTTCATCCAAGGAGCGTGACGAAGCCCAGGAACGATTCATAAACGGCGATGTGCAGGTGGTGTGTGCCACCGTTGCATTCGGAATGGGAATCGACAAAAGCAACATTCGATGGGTAGTGCACAACAACATGCCGCGTAACATGGAGAGTTACTATCAGGAGATAGGTCGAGCCGGACGTGACGGCATGAAAGCGGAAACGCTCCTGTTCTACTCATTCGCCGACATAGCCACGCTGCAGAGCTTCATCGAAAAATCGGGACAACCGGCACTGAACACCGAAAAGCTGACACGCATGAAGGAGTATTGCGAGGCCACCGTGTGCCGACGCCGGGTACTTCTCAGCTACTTCAACGAAGAGTATGACCACGATTGCGGCAACTGCGATGTGTGCCTCGACCCGCCCGTAAGATTTGACGGAACAAGAATCGTACAGATGGCTTTAAGTGCGATGAGCCGCACCAACGAGATGATAGGTCTGACCATGCTCATTGACATACTGCGCGGTTCGGCTCGAGCCGAGCTGATCGAGCGAGGTTACGACCGCATAAAGACCTACGGCGTGGGGCGTGACCTGTCGTTTTCGGAGTGGAACGCCTATCTTTCGCAGATGCTTCAGCTCGGCATCATCGAAATCGCCTATACCGAATCCAACCACCTTAAGATAACGCCTTACGGGCGCAGCATCCTGAAAGGCGAGCGCACGGTCATGCTTGCAAAATTCTTCTTCGACAAGGCGTCGTCATCAAAGAAGCGCAAGTCTACGGCTCAAAGCGCGGTCAATCCCGCCGAGCTGCTGTTCAGCGAACTCAAGCGCCTGCGACTCTCCATCGCCCGCAACGAAGGCGTGGCACCCTATATCGTGTTCAGCGACAAAACGCTCATGGAGATGGTGCGTCACCGTCCCGTAAACATGCGCGAATTCATAGCCATCGAAGGTGTCGGCGAACGCAAGGCCGTAAAATACTGGACACCCTTCACCTCCCTCATCAAGAACTTCCGAAAAAGCAGTTAG
- a CDS encoding Crp/Fnr family transcriptional regulator, which translates to MPHPIDILRRVHNLSPERIDKIKSVMQEAHMHRGDIIDGQKQIIANSYYIKKGAARVFYIRNGKEHTVSFAFDDEYLMTHSFLVKNINTTFTIMFLEDSDIVYVPHIRLHDVLNDIEEINQEETALFLNASLLHYTAYLEERIYAFQNANAVDRYNWAISRYPRLLECATITQIASFLGLTKETLYRIRSGKY; encoded by the coding sequence ATGCCACATCCCATAGACATACTGCGACGAGTACACAATCTGTCGCCCGAGCGCATCGACAAGATAAAATCGGTGATGCAGGAAGCCCACATGCACCGAGGTGACATAATCGACGGACAAAAGCAGATAATAGCCAACTCATACTACATCAAGAAGGGGGCGGCAAGGGTGTTTTACATCCGAAACGGAAAAGAGCACACCGTTTCATTCGCCTTTGACGACGAGTACCTCATGACCCACTCTTTCTTAGTAAAGAACATCAACACAACGTTCACGATAATGTTTCTCGAAGACAGTGACATCGTCTACGTGCCCCACATCAGGCTGCACGATGTGCTCAACGACATTGAGGAGATAAACCAGGAGGAAACCGCACTGTTTCTTAACGCATCGCTGCTGCACTACACCGCCTACCTTGAAGAACGCATATATGCATTCCAGAACGCCAATGCCGTGGATCGTTACAATTGGGCCATATCACGCTATCCGCGACTACTGGAATGCGCCACAATTACACAAATAGCATCTTTTCTCGGACTGACAAAAGAAACACTCTACCGAATCCGCTCCGGCAAGTATTAA
- a CDS encoding efflux RND transporter periplasmic adaptor subunit, producing MKFNVANTTGVALSSVLMLCLTACGGGQQQQTQASAPEIATLTVNYGNSELESAFPATIKGRTDIDIRPQVTGFITKVHVDEGQQVHKGQALFTLDQVQFQAAVDAAQAAVKVAESAVQTAQLTANNKRKLFDKNIISEYEWQMADNALTQAKAQLSSAKANLVTAQKNLAYTVVTSPSDGVIGSIPNREGSLASPSSATPLTTVSDNSEVYAYFSLNEKDILDLTKGGTISLNKSVSEMPEVSLRLANGEVYPLKGKVATVSGVIDNTTGAATVRALFKNGQGMLRSGSTGSILIPHVADSVIIIPQKATYELQDRRFVYVVNDSNKVASTPITVSPVNDGQNYIVTSGLKAGDRIAVEGVGTIVREGITISPKAAGEANQPQAPQQ from the coding sequence ATGAAATTCAATGTAGCTAACACTACCGGAGTTGCCCTTTCATCTGTATTAATGCTTTGCCTTACCGCGTGTGGCGGTGGACAGCAGCAACAGACACAAGCCTCGGCTCCGGAAATCGCGACACTAACAGTAAACTACGGTAATTCGGAACTTGAAAGTGCTTTCCCTGCAACAATAAAAGGACGCACCGACATTGACATTCGACCCCAGGTCACAGGATTCATAACCAAAGTCCATGTAGATGAAGGTCAGCAAGTACACAAGGGACAAGCCTTGTTCACTCTCGACCAGGTACAATTTCAGGCTGCTGTTGACGCAGCACAGGCAGCGGTAAAGGTAGCTGAAAGCGCAGTGCAGACAGCTCAGCTCACCGCCAACAACAAGCGCAAACTGTTTGACAAAAACATAATCAGTGAATATGAGTGGCAGATGGCCGACAACGCCCTCACTCAGGCAAAGGCTCAGCTTTCATCGGCCAAGGCCAATCTTGTCACAGCACAGAAGAACCTCGCCTACACCGTGGTGACCTCACCCAGCGACGGCGTAATCGGCTCAATCCCCAATCGTGAAGGTTCACTCGCGTCGCCCTCGTCGGCTACTCCGTTGACCACCGTCAGCGACAACTCGGAAGTGTATGCCTACTTCTCACTCAACGAGAAGGACATCCTCGACCTCACAAAGGGCGGCACAATATCGCTCAACAAGAGCGTGAGCGAAATGCCCGAAGTGTCACTGCGCCTTGCCAACGGCGAGGTATATCCTCTCAAAGGCAAAGTGGCTACAGTGTCGGGGGTAATCGACAACACCACCGGAGCAGCAACAGTGCGCGCACTGTTCAAGAACGGCCAGGGAATGCTTCGCAGCGGAAGCACCGGCTCGATTCTCATCCCCCACGTTGCCGACAGCGTGATCATAATACCCCAGAAAGCCACCTATGAGCTTCAGGACCGCCGATTCGTATATGTCGTAAACGACTCCAACAAAGTAGCTTCGACTCCCATCACAGTAAGCCCGGTAAATGACGGACAAAACTACATTGTAACTTCAGGTCTTAAGGCCGGCGACCGCATTGCGGTGGAAGGAGTGGGAACAATCGTACGCGAAGGCATTACCATCTCTCCCAAAGCCGCAGGCGAAGCCAATCAGCCCCAGGCTCCACAACAGTAA
- a CDS encoding efflux RND transporter permease subunit, producing MKLDTFINRPVLSTVISIFIVLLGLIGLFALPVTQFPDIAPPTISVTTSYQGANAQAVLNSVIAPLEESINGAEGMTYIESTATNNGSATINVYFEQGFDPNMAAVDVQNRVSKAQGLLPAEVTRVGVITQKRQTSMLLGLTIYDEDGTYPENFIENYVKINIIPQIQRIQGVGDAMVMGADYSMRIWLKPDVMAQYHLMPTDISAALAEQNIEAAPGAFGEQGNQSFQYIMRYKGRLVTPEEFDNIVIRANENGDVLYLKDVADVELGRVSYGFHNKMNGKAAVTAIIFQTPGSNATQIINECLAYLDDVKKELPKGLGLEIPLNNNEFLDASIHEVIKTLIEAFILVFFVVYVFLQDFRSTIIPAIAIPVALVGTFFVMNLIGFSINLITLSALVLAIAIVVDDAIVVVEAVHAKLDVGYKSARKASIDAMGEIAGALVSITLVMMLVFIPVSFMPGTSGVFYKQFGLTMAIAIGFSAVNALTLSPALCAVFLKAHDDKSSLKERMGTAYGEAAETMKKRYSSAFKLNLPPLVTALFLIATITFMVLGWYSTESIWKLVVASICAIVTIMGIFSSRFHAGFEIGYNRLLKLYNSVTKFFVSHKITSFAIVGGSIAILVWLMNSTPSALVPNEDTGTIFCMVDMPPGTSQERTGEVLDQVDGIIGSIPAVQSRTMIDGYSFIAGQGATYGTFIIKLKNWSQRSKAESSDAIIQQLYALTGQQVKDGRVMIFAPPMITGYSATNGFEIKMQDKTGGDINTFFQVVQGFLGALNQCPEIQMAYTTFNPTFPQYLVDVDAAKAKQAGISPSTILSTLQGYYGGMYVSNFNRFGKLYRVMMQASPEARVSPETLNNIKIRNGNEMASLSNFVTLKRIYGPDLLNRFNMFQSISVTGQPTPGYSSGDAIAAIERTAAEYLPQGYGYEYAGMTREEANSSSGSATAIIFGLCLLFVYLLLSAQYESYIIPWAVILSIPFGLMGSFIFAQIFGISNNIYLQIALIMLIGLLAKNAILIVEFALERRRTGMSIVNSAIAGASARLRPILMTSLALIIGLLPMMFADGAGANGNNALGTGSIGGMLIGMILQVLIVPALFVTFQIIQEKISPLKWEDTDNTGIESEIEQYSRS from the coding sequence ATGAAACTTGATACATTTATTAACCGTCCGGTGCTTTCGACGGTTATATCAATCTTTATTGTGTTGCTGGGTCTGATTGGACTGTTTGCACTGCCGGTCACCCAGTTTCCCGATATTGCACCGCCCACCATTTCGGTGACCACCTCCTATCAGGGAGCCAACGCCCAGGCTGTGCTTAACTCAGTAATCGCACCTCTTGAGGAATCGATCAATGGTGCCGAAGGCATGACCTACATCGAATCAACAGCCACCAACAACGGTAGCGCCACCATCAACGTGTACTTTGAACAGGGTTTCGACCCCAACATGGCCGCCGTCGATGTACAGAACCGTGTGTCAAAAGCTCAGGGTCTGCTTCCCGCCGAAGTAACGCGCGTGGGCGTCATCACCCAGAAGCGCCAGACCTCAATGCTTCTCGGCCTTACCATATACGACGAGGACGGCACCTATCCCGAAAACTTCATCGAGAACTACGTAAAAATCAATATCATTCCGCAGATCCAGCGTATACAAGGAGTTGGTGACGCAATGGTAATGGGTGCCGACTACTCGATGCGTATATGGCTCAAGCCCGATGTAATGGCACAATATCACCTGATGCCTACCGATATATCGGCCGCACTTGCCGAGCAGAATATCGAAGCCGCTCCCGGTGCATTCGGCGAGCAGGGTAATCAGAGCTTCCAGTACATCATGCGTTACAAGGGCCGCCTCGTAACACCTGAGGAATTTGATAACATCGTAATCCGCGCCAACGAAAACGGCGACGTGCTTTACCTTAAGGATGTAGCCGATGTCGAACTCGGCCGCGTAAGCTACGGATTCCACAACAAGATGAACGGCAAAGCCGCCGTTACGGCAATCATATTCCAGACTCCGGGTTCAAATGCAACCCAGATCATCAACGAGTGTCTTGCCTATCTCGACGATGTAAAGAAAGAACTTCCCAAGGGACTCGGTCTTGAAATCCCCTTGAACAACAACGAGTTCCTCGATGCTTCGATCCATGAGGTTATCAAGACCCTCATCGAGGCATTCATCCTCGTGTTCTTTGTGGTTTACGTGTTCCTCCAGGACTTCCGTTCAACCATCATCCCCGCAATCGCCATCCCGGTTGCATTGGTGGGTACATTCTTCGTCATGAACCTCATCGGGTTCTCGATCAACCTCATCACCCTCTCGGCTCTCGTCCTTGCGATTGCGATTGTGGTCGACGACGCCATAGTGGTGGTCGAGGCGGTCCACGCCAAACTCGATGTGGGCTACAAGAGCGCACGCAAGGCATCAATCGATGCCATGGGTGAAATTGCAGGAGCACTCGTGTCGATCACCCTTGTAATGATGCTCGTGTTCATCCCCGTGTCATTCATGCCCGGCACCTCAGGCGTGTTCTACAAGCAGTTCGGTCTTACCATGGCCATAGCCATCGGTTTCTCGGCTGTCAACGCGCTCACCCTGTCGCCTGCACTTTGTGCCGTGTTTCTGAAAGCCCACGACGACAAGTCGTCGCTTAAGGAGCGAATGGGTACAGCCTACGGCGAAGCGGCCGAAACGATGAAGAAGCGCTACAGCAGCGCATTCAAGCTCAACCTTCCCCCGTTGGTTACAGCACTGTTCCTCATTGCCACAATCACATTCATGGTACTTGGCTGGTACAGCACCGAGTCGATATGGAAACTCGTTGTAGCCTCCATCTGCGCCATCGTCACCATAATGGGTATATTCAGCTCACGCTTCCATGCAGGATTTGAAATCGGTTACAACCGTCTGCTCAAGCTCTACAACTCGGTAACCAAGTTCTTCGTTTCCCACAAGATTACTTCATTCGCCATCGTAGGCGGTTCGATCGCCATCCTTGTGTGGTTGATGAACTCCACCCCGAGCGCCCTCGTGCCCAATGAAGATACCGGAACAATATTCTGTATGGTCGACATGCCCCCGGGCACATCACAGGAGCGCACCGGTGAGGTTCTCGACCAGGTCGACGGCATTATCGGCTCGATACCCGCCGTTCAGTCACGTACAATGATCGACGGTTACAGCTTCATCGCCGGACAGGGTGCAACCTACGGTACATTCATCATCAAGCTGAAGAACTGGAGCCAGCGTTCAAAGGCCGAAAGCTCTGATGCCATAATACAGCAGCTCTATGCTCTTACCGGACAACAGGTGAAGGACGGTCGTGTGATGATATTCGCACCGCCTATGATTACCGGTTACTCGGCAACCAACGGTTTTGAAATCAAGATGCAGGACAAGACCGGAGGCGACATTAACACATTCTTCCAGGTTGTACAAGGATTCCTTGGCGCATTGAACCAGTGCCCCGAAATCCAGATGGCCTACACCACATTCAACCCCACATTCCCCCAGTACCTTGTCGATGTGGATGCAGCAAAGGCAAAGCAGGCCGGCATCAGTCCGTCGACAATCCTCTCCACCCTGCAGGGATACTACGGAGGTATGTACGTGTCCAACTTCAACCGCTTCGGAAAGCTTTACCGCGTTATGATGCAGGCCTCACCTGAAGCACGTGTATCGCCCGAAACATTGAACAACATCAAGATACGCAACGGAAACGAAATGGCATCATTGAGCAACTTCGTGACCCTCAAGCGCATATACGGCCCTGACTTGCTCAACCGATTCAACATGTTCCAGTCGATATCGGTAACCGGACAGCCTACTCCCGGCTATTCGTCGGGTGACGCCATCGCGGCCATCGAGCGCACAGCCGCCGAATACCTGCCCCAGGGCTACGGATATGAATACGCCGGTATGACCCGTGAGGAGGCCAATTCGTCAAGCGGTAGCGCAACAGCTATCATATTCGGACTCTGTCTGCTCTTCGTATACTTGCTTCTATCGGCACAGTACGAAAGCTACATCATTCCCTGGGCCGTTATCCTTTCGATTCCCTTCGGACTTATGGGCTCATTCATCTTTGCCCAGATATTCGGCATATCCAATAACATCTATCTGCAAATCGCGCTAATCATGCTTATCGGACTTTTGGCCAAGAACGCAATCCTCATCGTAGAGTTTGCTCTTGAGCGCCGACGCACGGGCATGTCGATTGTCAATTCGGCCATTGCCGGAGCATCAGCCCGTCTTCGCCCGATTCTCATGACATCGCTGGCCTTGATTATCGGTCTGTTGCCTATGATGTTTGCCGACGGAGCAGGTGCCAACGGTAACAACGCCCTCGGTACCGGTTCAATCGGAGGTATGCTTATCGGTATGATTCTGCAGGTACTCATCGTTCCGGCGCTCTTCGTCACCTTCCAGATAATCCAGGAGAAGATCTCGCCGCTGAAGTGGGAAGACACCGACAACACCGGTATCGAATCGGAAATCGAGCAATACTCTCGCTCTTAA